The Chelatococcus sp. HY11 nucleotide sequence GATATTCGGAAATGCGTTCGCTCAACGGCTGATCACACAGATGTATTTTGAGGGTGATCCGATGATCTGGCAGTGCCCGATCGTTAGGAGCGTGCCGGACAAGGCGGGAATTGAGCAGCTGATTGCGAAGCTCGATCGCCACAACACAACGCCGATGGACGCGTTGGCCTATCGCTTCGACATCGTTCTGCGCGGCAGGCGCTCCACTATGTTCGAGAACAAGTTGGAGGGGAACTGATGCTGCATCCCGTCCCAACCTTGAAGGAAACGCCGTCACAGACGGCGGGACCTTATGTTCATATTGGCCTGACGCCCAACTTTGCGGAAATCAAGGGTGTCTATGACGCAGACCCCGGAGCGACGATGGTGTCGGCCGATACGCGCGGTGAGCGGATTGTCGTATCCGGGCGGGTCATCGACGGCGCCGGCGCAGCCGTCAGCGACGCGGTGATCGAGATCTGGCAGGCTGACTCGGACGGTTCCTACATCGTGCCGATGGGGCGAACCTCGAATTCGCGACCTGCCTTCACGGGATGGGGCCGGCGGGCGACCGACAGCGAAGGCGGCTTCCTGTTCGAGACGATCAAACCCGGGCCGGTTCCTGGTCCCGACGGAGCGCCTATGGCGCCGCATATCGCGCTGTGGATCGTGGCGCGGGGTATTAATATCGGCCTGCAAACCAGGCTTTACTTCGCTGATGAAGAGGCGGCCAATGCCAAGGATTTCATCCTAGGCCGCATACCGGATGCGAGGCGGCGGGCGACGTTGATCGCTCGCAAAGAGGACGGCGACTTGCCGCGATACGTGCTCGACATCCATCTGCAAGGCGACAAGGAAACTGTATTTTTCGATATGTGATGGAATTCGTCGGGACGGGAATAGAAACGCGGATACGATATAATCCATGCCAATTCTTGCCTCGCTTGTCGGCGATCGTGAAATTGAGGGGCTGCTGTCTGATGAGGCGCAGCTTCGCGCGATGCTGCGTTTCGAAAATGCGCTGGCCGGAGCGGAGGCGGATGCGGGGCTCATTCCGTCGGAGGCAGCCGAGGCCGTCGCGGCTGCGATATCGGCTTTCCAACCGGATTGGGACGATCTGGCGAAAGGTGTAGCCCGTGATGGCGTCGTCGTCCCTGCATTGATCAAGCAGATCCGCGCCGGCCTACCCTCACGGTTCCAGAACGCCCTGCACAAGGGCGCCACAAGCCAGGACGTCATCGACACCGCACTGATTCTCCAGTTCGCGGAGGTTTTGCCAGTCCTTGAAGCGCGCCTGTCGATCATACTGGATAAGCTTGCCGCCATCAGCCGCCTCCATGGCGCGGAGCCGCTGATGGCTCACACGCGCATGCAACAGGCCCTGCCGTTCACGTGGCATGAAAAACTGAAAACCTGGAGCGACCCCCTGGGGCGTCACCTCGTGGCGTTGGCTGAGGCTCGCGTCTCATGCCTGGTCATTCAGCTCGGAGGGCCGATTGGTGATCGTTCGAGCTTCGCGGGGCTTGGTGATGCGATAGCCCGCGACCTCTCACATCGCCTCAGCCTCGCCAATGCCTCTCCGTGGCACGCCGCGCGCGATCGGATCGCCAAGCTGGGTTCGCTGCTATCGCTGATCAGCGGTTCTTTGGGCAAGATCGGCGCTGATGTCGCTTTGATG carries:
- the pcaG gene encoding protocatechuate 3,4-dioxygenase subunit alpha yields the protein MLHPVPTLKETPSQTAGPYVHIGLTPNFAEIKGVYDADPGATMVSADTRGERIVVSGRVIDGAGAAVSDAVIEIWQADSDGSYIVPMGRTSNSRPAFTGWGRRATDSEGGFLFETIKPGPVPGPDGAPMAPHIALWIVARGINIGLQTRLYFADEEAANAKDFILGRIPDARRRATLIARKEDGDLPRYVLDIHLQGDKETVFFDM
- a CDS encoding 3-carboxy-cis,cis-muconate cycloisomerase yields the protein MPILASLVGDREIEGLLSDEAQLRAMLRFENALAGAEADAGLIPSEAAEAVAAAISAFQPDWDDLAKGVARDGVVVPALIKQIRAGLPSRFQNALHKGATSQDVIDTALILQFAEVLPVLEARLSIILDKLAAISRLHGAEPLMAHTRMQQALPFTWHEKLKTWSDPLGRHLVALAEARVSCLVIQLGGPIGDRSSFAGLGDAIARDLSHRLSLANASPWHAARDRIAKLGSLLSLISGSLGKIGADVALMTQNEMSAVRLSGGGGSSAMAHKSNPISAEILVTLARYNAGQTGLLHQALIHENERSGAAWTLEWMTLPAIAIATGAGLHHLISLLDQLVIDSAG